CAAAAAAAGCAAAAGTATATTATTTTTCAGGTTTGTTTTTTTATAAATCAGAAATCATTTTTCTGATTTTACAATTTTTTCAAAGATTCTTTAATGAGATTTTCTACAGAAAATTCTGGATGTTCATTCAAAATCTCATCCAAAACCTTTTTAGATTCTTGAGGAGAAAATCCAAGGACACTCAAAGCGCTTAAAGCTTCTTTTTTGATTAAATAAGGTGTATTTTCCAATAATTTTACGTTTTTTCCTTTTTTAGTAATAATTACTTTAGTAAATTTATCTTTCAGTTCAATAATAATTCTTTGAGCTGTTTTTTTTCCAATTCCTTTTACTTTTTCGAATACTTTTATATCTTCTTTATATATAGATTCTTTGATTTCATATGGAGTAAGAGAAGATAATAACATGATAGCAGAGTTTGGACCTATTCCATTCACGGATATCAAATAAGAAAATATTTTTCTTTCTATTTTGTCAAAAAAACCATACAAAACATGTTGATTTTCTTTGATAAAGAGATAAGTATGTATACATATATCTTTTCCTTCTTCTTCTAACAAAGAATAATAGGTATATAACGATATATGAATATGATATCCTACTCCATGACAATCTATTATTAAATAAGATTGATTTTTTTCTATTAACTTTCCTCTTAAACGTGTTATCACAGTATTATCAAAAAAAGTAGAGAATAAATCCTAAAAAATTATTTTTTTCTAAAAAAAATTTGTATAGGGACACCTCTAAAATCAAAGTGATAACGAATTTGATTTTCAACAAATCTTTTATAAGATTCTTTTATGTATTGAGGAAAATTAGAAAAAAAAATAAATATTGGCGTGCATGAGGGCAGCTGAGTACAATATTTGATGGTTATTAATTTATTTTTTTTCTTAGAAGGAGGAGGATTTTTTTTAAAAATTGGTAACATAATTTTATTTAAAATATTCGTTTTTAATCTGTTTTTACGGGATTTTAAAATCTGATCAGCTGTGGAAATAATATGATGGATTCCATCTTTATTTTTAGCAGATATAAAAAAAATGGGAACATTATCAAATGGAGATATTTTTTTTCGAATCAAAAATTCGTAATTTTTTTGAATAGAATAATTTTTATTATGAAATAAATCCCATTTGTTAATAAGAATTATAATCCCTTTATGATACTTTTTCACTAATCTAAAAATATTCATATCCTGTTTTTCCCATCCAAGAGACGCGTCTACCATTAGAAGACAAACATCAGTGTATTCTATTGTTTTTACCGTTCTCATAGAAGAATAAAATTCAATGTTTTCTCTTATTTTTGATTTTTTTCTTACTCCAGGAGTATCAACTAAAATACATTCATATCCCCATTTTTTGTAGAAAACGTCTAGACTATCTCTAGTTGTTCCAGAAATGTTCGTTACAATATGATGATTTTTATCTAGAAAAGAGTTAATCAAAGTAGATTTTCCGACATTTGGACGTCCTACCACAGAAAAACGAGGAAGAAATTCTTTTTCTACGAATTTTTCTTTTCTTTTAACGAATTCTTCTTTGAATATTCCTACTAATTTATCTAGTAATTCTCCCGTACCACTTCCATTTATAGCTGATATATAGTAATAGTTTACAAATCCTAAACGAAAAAAATCTGTATCAATGAATTTTCTGGTATCTACTTTATTCACTACTAATAAAGTGATTTTATGACATCTTCTGAGTATTTTAGCCATTTCTATATCCGTGTCGAATATTCCCATAATATCTACCAAAAATAAAATCACATCAGCTTCTTTGATTGCCATAAAAATTTGATTTTTTATTTCTTTTTCAAGTACATCATTTTTTGAAATCGTAAAACTAAAACCTCCTGTATCCACCACAGAGAATTTGACTCCATTCCATTCTGAATTCCCAAAAATGCGATCTCTTGTGACTCCACTTGTCATATGAACAATAGCTTGTTTTCTTCCTACAAGACGATTAAACAAAGTAGATTTTCCGACATTTGGACGTCCTACTATAGATACGATATAATTCATTTTGACAAATTATTTACAAAGGTAGAATTTTTTTATTAGTTTCATTCCTAGATTCTTAGTCAAAGTGTATATTACTAAAAAAAATAATGCGTATAGATATTGTTAGCTTAGTTCCTGAAATTCTTCATAGCCCTTTTTCCAATTCTATTATTAAAAGAGCAATCCATAAAGGATTGATTGATATTTATGTTCATGATTTACGTCAATATGGTTTAGGTAAGCGTAAAAAAGTAGACGATTATCCTTATGGAGGTGGATCCGGAATGGTTATTCGAATAGAACCTGTATATCAATGTTTTTCAAAATTGTTATCAGAACGAAATTATGATGAAAAAATTTTCATGACTCCTGATGGAAAGTTATTTTCACAAAAATATGCGAAAACTCTAACTGATAAAAAAAATATAATCATTCTTTGTGGACGTTATAAAGGAATTGATCAAAGAATTAGAGATCACATGATTTCCAAAGAAATATCTATTGGTAACTACATTTTATCTGGAGGAGAAATAGCAGCTGCTGTTGTAGTAGAATCTGTAGTTAGATTATTACCTGGTGTTATACAAAATAAAGATTCTATTCTTACGGATTCTTTTCAAAAAGAATCCGTAATCGCTCCTCCCATTTATACTCGTCCAGTCGTTTATAAAGGATGGTCAGTTCCAGAAATCCTTTTATCTGGACATCATCAAAAAATCAAAGATTGGTTTTATCAAAAATCCATGAAACTTAAACAAAAATTGGATTCTTAGAGGATCCATCAAAATGAATTTTACTATAAATTAAACGTTTTATAACTTTTTCAAGTTGTTCAAAATCAAAATTTTTGATCACATTTTGCATCAAATTTCTAATTTTTTCGTTACATAAATTTCCTATGCTTCCTTCATGAGAATAAAAACTCTTTGTTAAGGGTTTAAAACATCCATTTTGGATATCCAAACCGACTTTTTGATAAGCTTCTCTAAAAGAATATCCTTCTTCAACAACAAGTTTGTTAACTACTTCTACACTGAACAAGTATTCATACTTCTCTTCCTTAAGAATGTCCTTTCTTAC
This genomic window from Blattabacterium cuenoti contains:
- the trmD gene encoding tRNA (guanosine(37)-N1)-methyltransferase TrmD, whose protein sequence is MRIDIVSLVPEILHSPFSNSIIKRAIHKGLIDIYVHDLRQYGLGKRKKVDDYPYGGGSGMVIRIEPVYQCFSKLLSERNYDEKIFMTPDGKLFSQKYAKTLTDKKNIIILCGRYKGIDQRIRDHMISKEISIGNYILSGGEIAAAVVVESVVRLLPGVIQNKDSILTDSFQKESVIAPPIYTRPVVYKGWSVPEILLSGHHQKIKDWFYQKSMKLKQKLDS
- the der gene encoding ribosome biogenesis GTPase Der; the encoded protein is MNYIVSIVGRPNVGKSTLFNRLVGRKQAIVHMTSGVTRDRIFGNSEWNGVKFSVVDTGGFSFTISKNDVLEKEIKNQIFMAIKEADVILFLVDIMGIFDTDIEMAKILRRCHKITLLVVNKVDTRKFIDTDFFRLGFVNYYYISAINGSGTGELLDKLVGIFKEEFVKRKEKFVEKEFLPRFSVVGRPNVGKSTLINSFLDKNHHIVTNISGTTRDSLDVFYKKWGYECILVDTPGVRKKSKIRENIEFYSSMRTVKTIEYTDVCLLMVDASLGWEKQDMNIFRLVKKYHKGIIILINKWDLFHNKNYSIQKNYEFLIRKKISPFDNVPIFFISAKNKDGIHHIISTADQILKSRKNRLKTNILNKIMLPIFKKNPPPSKKKNKLITIKYCTQLPSCTPIFIFFSNFPQYIKESYKRFVENQIRYHFDFRGVPIQIFFRKK
- the ruvA gene encoding Holliday junction branch migration protein RuvA — translated: MITRLRGKLIEKNQSYLIIDCHGVGYHIHISLYTYYSLLEEEGKDICIHTYLFIKENQHVLYGFFDKIERKIFSYLISVNGIGPNSAIMLLSSLTPYEIKESIYKEDIKVFEKVKGIGKKTAQRIIIELKDKFTKVIITKKGKNVKLLENTPYLIKKEALSALSVLGFSPQESKKVLDEILNEHPEFSVENLIKESLKKL